The Erigeron canadensis isolate Cc75 chromosome 4, C_canadensis_v1, whole genome shotgun sequence genome window below encodes:
- the LOC122597287 gene encoding F-box/kelch-repeat protein At3g06240-like, with protein MGKSLKGSPHFDTNILFDLIFMTLVWWPVKCLLQMKSVCSIWRAKISDPLFIKAHLEKTNDLRRLRYIFHDPMKAMMRSIGLKDRDSRYEHTIPITDFSNHVEILGSLNGLLLLGDGECTYHLWNPSTRLLRKFSGPYIFRGQLRNFALGYDATTCAYKVVRIVRVTSIEYRKLKLPYRPCPYQNTYYDATRAHMYNCKTNCWKKIQDFPYVIFKDAQGITMNGYPHWVMLRDRQGRDDVVDFVIVYFDLVEEKFMEIPKPNWLIASSKFKFGVFKGQLCFIRYANPQSEIWVMPKHGESWIDFSSVTNIDSVLRHPGWDFRRVDDAADINKAFVGAHYVESLVSPYGGSDMVG; from the coding sequence ATGGGGAAATCTTTAAAGGGATCACCACATTttgatacaaatattttatttgatcTCATTTTCATGACACTTGTATGGTGGCCGGTAAAATGCTTGCTACAGATGAAGTCGGTTTGTTCTATATGGCGTGCTAAAATATCTGATCCTCTTTTTATCAAAGCACACCTAGAGAAAACAAATGATCTACGTAGACTAAGGTATATTTTTCATGACCCAATGAAGGCAATGATGAGATCCATAGGATTGAAAGATCGGGATTCAAGGTATGAGCATACTATTCCTATCACAGATTTTTCAAACCATGTTGAGATTCTTGGTTCTCTGAATGGCTTGCTTTTATTGGGAGATGGTGAATGTACATATCATTTGTGGAACCCTTCAACTAGATTATTGAGAAAATTTAGTGGCCCTTATATATTTAGAGGACAACTTAGGAACTTTGCACTTGGCTATGATGCAACAACCTGTGCATACAAGGTTGTAAGGATTGTGCGTGTTACCAGTATTGAGTATCGAAAGCTTAAGTTACCATACAGGCCCTGTCCATATCAGAATACCTATTATGATGCAACTAGGGCTCATATGTATAATTGCAAGACTAACTGTTGGAAAAAGATCCAAGATTTTCCATATGTTATTTTCAAAGATGCTCAAGGTATAACTATGAATGGGTATCCACATTGGGTTATGTTACGGGATCGTCAGGGCCGCGATGACGTTGTTGATTTTGTCATTGTATACTTCGATTTGGTTGAGGAAAAATTCATGGAAATTCCAAAACCCAATTGGTTAATTGCGTCGTCTAAGTTTAAATTTGGTGTTTTTAAAGGACAATTATGCTTTATTCGTTACGCAAATCCACAATCAGAAATATGGGTAATGCCAAAGCATGGGGAGTCTTGGATTGATTTCTCGTCTGTAACAAATATCGATAGTGTTCTTCGCCACCCAGGTTGGGATTTTCGTCGTGTAGATGATGCTGCTGATATTAATAAGGCTTTCGTTGGAGCTCATTACGTCGAGAGCCTAGTCTCTCCTTATGGTGGGAGTGATATGGTCGGATGA